One Streptomyces sp. ML-6 genomic region harbors:
- the nuoK gene encoding NADH-quinone oxidoreductase subunit NuoK, translating to MNPVNYLYLAALLFTIGAAGVLIRRNAIVLFMCVELMLNACNLALVTFSRMHGNLDGQIIAFFTMVVAAAEVVVGLAIIVSVFRSRHSASVDDAGLMKL from the coding sequence GTGAATCCGGTCAACTACCTCTATCTCGCCGCCCTGTTGTTCACCATCGGCGCGGCCGGGGTGCTGATCCGACGGAACGCGATCGTGCTGTTCATGTGCGTGGAGCTGATGCTCAACGCCTGCAACCTCGCGCTCGTGACCTTCTCCCGGATGCACGGCAATCTCGACGGCCAGATCATCGCCTTCTTCACGATGGTCGTCGCCGCCGCGGAGGTCGTGGTGGGGCTCGCGATCATCGTGTCGGTGTTCCGTTCCCGCCACTCGGCCTCGGTCGACGACGCCGGCCTGATGAAGCTGTAA
- the nuoL gene encoding NADH-quinone oxidoreductase subunit L has product MENLIALLVAAPLLGAAVLLCGGRRLDRAGHWIGTLLAAASFVIGAVLFLDLLGKGAEDRTLHQKLFSWVPVEGFQADVAFQLDQLSMTFVLLITGVGTLIHIYSIGYMEHDERRRRFFGYLNLFLAAMLLLVLADNYLLLYAGWEGVGLASYLLIGFWQHKPSAATAAKKAFLVNRVGDMGLSIAIMLMFTTFGTFAFGPVLEATGETGEGKLTAIGLMLLLAACGKSAQVPLQSWLGDAMEGPTPVSALIHAATMVTAGVYLIVRSGAIFNAAPDAQLVVVIVGAVTLLFGAIVGCAKDDIKKALAGSTMSQIGYMILAAGLGPIGYVFAIMHLVTHGFFKAGLFLGAGSVMHGMNDEVDMRKYGGLRKYMPVTFITFGLGYLAIIGFPGLSGFFSKDKIIEAAFAKGGTEGWILGSVALLGAAITAFYMTRVMLLTFFGEERWRTSPPSPAEPDVEPAAETRGEHTEPHPHESPRSMTIPMIVLAFGSVFAGGFFSIGDRFLNWLEPVTGHSHGHAPVSATTVTAATMVVLAIGVAIAWAMYGRKPVPVVAPRGSLLTRAARRDLLQDDFNHVVLVRGGEHLTRSLVYVDHTLVDGVVNGTAASMGGLSGRLRKLQNGYARSYAVSMFGGTAIVIAATLLMRAV; this is encoded by the coding sequence GTGGAGAATCTGATTGCGCTGCTCGTCGCGGCGCCTCTGCTCGGAGCGGCGGTCCTGCTCTGCGGCGGCCGGCGGCTGGACCGCGCCGGCCACTGGATCGGCACCCTGCTCGCCGCCGCCTCGTTCGTCATCGGCGCCGTGCTCTTCCTCGACCTGCTGGGGAAGGGCGCCGAGGACCGGACGCTGCACCAGAAGCTGTTCAGCTGGGTTCCGGTCGAGGGCTTCCAGGCCGACGTGGCCTTCCAGCTCGACCAGCTGTCGATGACGTTCGTGCTGCTGATCACCGGTGTGGGCACCCTGATCCACATCTACTCGATCGGCTACATGGAGCACGACGAGCGCCGTCGCCGCTTCTTCGGCTATCTGAACCTGTTCCTCGCGGCGATGCTGCTGCTGGTCCTCGCCGACAACTACCTGCTGCTGTACGCCGGGTGGGAGGGCGTCGGTCTGGCGTCGTACCTGCTGATCGGCTTCTGGCAGCACAAGCCCAGCGCCGCCACGGCCGCCAAGAAGGCGTTCCTGGTCAACCGCGTCGGCGACATGGGCCTGTCGATCGCGATCATGCTGATGTTCACCACCTTCGGCACCTTCGCCTTCGGCCCCGTGCTGGAAGCGACGGGGGAGACGGGCGAGGGCAAGCTGACGGCGATCGGCCTGATGCTGCTGCTCGCGGCCTGCGGCAAGTCGGCCCAGGTGCCGCTGCAGTCCTGGCTCGGTGACGCGATGGAGGGCCCGACCCCGGTCTCGGCCCTCATCCACGCCGCGACGATGGTGACCGCGGGCGTGTACCTGATCGTCAGGTCCGGCGCGATCTTCAACGCCGCACCGGACGCACAACTGGTCGTCGTGATCGTCGGAGCCGTCACGCTGCTCTTCGGTGCGATCGTCGGTTGTGCGAAGGACGACATCAAGAAGGCCCTCGCCGGGTCGACGATGTCGCAGATCGGCTACATGATCCTGGCCGCCGGGCTCGGCCCGATCGGCTACGTCTTCGCGATCATGCACCTGGTGACGCACGGCTTCTTCAAGGCCGGGCTCTTCCTCGGCGCCGGTTCGGTCATGCACGGCATGAACGACGAGGTGGACATGCGGAAGTACGGCGGCCTGCGCAAGTACATGCCGGTCACCTTCATCACCTTCGGCCTCGGCTACCTGGCGATCATCGGCTTCCCCGGCCTGTCCGGCTTCTTCTCCAAGGACAAGATCATCGAGGCGGCCTTCGCCAAGGGCGGCACCGAGGGCTGGATCCTCGGCTCGGTGGCCCTGCTGGGCGCCGCGATCACCGCCTTCTACATGACGCGCGTGATGCTGCTGACGTTCTTCGGCGAGGAGCGGTGGCGGACGTCGCCCCCGTCGCCCGCCGAGCCGGACGTCGAGCCGGCGGCCGAGACCCGCGGCGAGCACACCGAGCCCCACCCGCACGAGTCCCCGCGGTCGATGACCATCCCCATGATCGTCCTCGCGTTCGGCTCGGTCTTCGCCGGAGGCTTCTTCTCCATCGGCGACCGCTTCCTGAACTGGCTGGAGCCGGTCACCGGCCACAGCCACGGACACGCGCCGGTCAGCGCCACGACGGTCACCGCCGCCACGATGGTGGTGCTCGCCATCGGCGTCGCCATCGCCTGGGCGATGTACGGACGCAAGCCCGTGCCGGTCGTCGCCCCGCGCGGCTCGCTGCTCACCCGGGCCGCCCGCCGCGATCTCCTCCAGGACGACTTCAACCACGTGGTCCTGGTCCGCGGCGGCGAGCACCTCACCCGCTCCCTGGTGTACGTCGACCACACCCTGGTCGACGGCGTCGTCAACGGCACGGCCGCCTCGATGGGCGGGCTCTCGGGCCGGCTGCGCAAGCTGCAGAACGGCTACGCCCGCTCCTACGCGGTCTCGATGTTCGGCGGTACGGCGATCGTCATCGCCGCGACCCTGCTGATGAGGGCGGTCTGA
- a CDS encoding NADH-quinone oxidoreductase subunit M, with protein sequence MSFPLLTATAALPAIGAVATAAVPAARRTAAKWTALVFSLATLVLAGVALARFEPGGDRYQLTESHAWIKDFGVRYELGVDGIGVALMALTALLIPFVILAGWHDADPLETKSSRWRPTQGFFALILMVEAMVILSFEATDVFLFYILFEAMLIPMYFLIGGFGDRAHSGSDENAAAQRSYAAVKFLLYNLAGGLIMLAAVIGLYVVAGTFSLSEIAAARADGSLSMATGTERWLFLGFFFAFAVKAPLWPLHTWLPNAMGEATAPVAVLITAVVDKVGTFAMLRFCLQLFPEASKWATPVIVVLALVSIVYGALLAVGQRDIKRLIAYASISHFGFIILGIFAMTSQGQSGATLYMVNHGISTAALMLVAGFLITRRGSRLIADYGGVQKVAPVLAGTFLIGGLATLSLPGLAPFVSEFLVLVGAFSAYPAAGIVATTGIVLAALYVLVLYQRTMTGPVKEEVRGMADLKVRELAVVVPLIGLLLFLGVYPKPLTEIVNPAVQHTMSDVQKKDPQPEVEAAK encoded by the coding sequence ATGTCCTTTCCCCTCCTGACAGCGACGGCGGCACTCCCGGCGATCGGCGCGGTCGCCACCGCCGCCGTCCCGGCCGCCAGGCGCACCGCCGCCAAATGGACGGCGCTGGTGTTCTCGCTGGCCACGCTCGTCCTGGCGGGCGTCGCGCTCGCCCGCTTCGAGCCCGGCGGCGACCGCTACCAGCTCACCGAATCGCACGCCTGGATCAAGGACTTCGGCGTCCGCTACGAGCTGGGCGTGGACGGCATCGGGGTGGCGCTCATGGCGCTCACCGCGCTGCTGATCCCCTTCGTCATCCTGGCCGGCTGGCACGACGCCGACCCCCTGGAGACGAAGTCCTCGCGCTGGCGCCCGACCCAGGGCTTCTTCGCCCTGATCCTGATGGTCGAGGCGATGGTGATCCTCTCCTTCGAGGCCACCGACGTCTTCCTCTTCTACATCCTCTTCGAAGCCATGCTCATCCCGATGTACTTCCTCATCGGCGGCTTCGGGGACCGGGCGCACAGCGGCAGCGACGAGAACGCCGCGGCCCAGCGCTCGTACGCCGCGGTCAAGTTCCTCCTCTACAACCTGGCCGGCGGGCTCATCATGCTGGCCGCCGTGATCGGGCTGTACGTGGTCGCGGGGACGTTCTCGCTCTCCGAGATCGCCGCGGCCCGCGCCGACGGCTCGCTGTCCATGGCGACCGGCACCGAGCGCTGGCTGTTCCTCGGGTTCTTCTTCGCCTTCGCGGTGAAGGCCCCGCTGTGGCCGCTGCACACCTGGCTGCCCAACGCCATGGGCGAGGCGACCGCCCCGGTCGCCGTCCTGATCACCGCCGTCGTCGACAAGGTCGGCACGTTCGCGATGCTCCGCTTCTGCCTCCAGCTCTTCCCGGAGGCCAGCAAGTGGGCGACCCCGGTGATCGTCGTCCTGGCACTGGTCAGCATCGTGTACGGGGCGCTGCTCGCCGTCGGCCAGCGCGACATCAAGCGCCTGATCGCCTACGCGTCGATCTCGCACTTCGGCTTCATCATCCTGGGCATCTTCGCGATGACCAGCCAGGGCCAGTCCGGCGCCACGCTCTACATGGTCAACCACGGCATCTCGACCGCGGCACTGATGCTGGTGGCGGGCTTCCTGATCACCCGGCGCGGATCGCGGCTCATCGCCGACTACGGCGGGGTGCAGAAGGTGGCGCCCGTGCTGGCCGGCACCTTCCTGATCGGCGGTCTGGCCACCCTGTCGCTGCCCGGACTCGCCCCGTTCGTCAGCGAGTTCCTGGTCCTGGTCGGCGCGTTCAGCGCCTACCCGGCGGCGGGCATCGTCGCCACCACCGGCATCGTCCTCGCCGCGCTCTACGTCCTCGTCCTCTACCAGCGGACGATGACGGGCCCGGTGAAGGAGGAGGTCCGGGGCATGGCGGACCTCAAGGTCAGGGAACTGGCGGTGGTCGTCCCGCTGATCGGGCTGCTGCTCTTCCTGGGCGTCTACCCGAAGCCGCTGACCGAGATCGTCAACCCGGCGGTGCAGCACACCATGTCGGACGTACAGAAGAAGGACCCCCAGCCCGAGGTGGAGGCCGCCAAGTGA
- the nuoN gene encoding NADH-quinone oxidoreductase subunit NuoN: protein MSATAVHNLWTTAGGVTTAAPGERFEAPVIEYTQLMPVLIVIGVAVVGVLVEALVPRRLRHYTQVFLTVVALAAAFAAVVGLAAGGYATTKAHIAAMGALAIDGPTLFLQGTILLTSLVAVFTFAERRLDPTAHGNRVDSFAAQAASVPGSDSEKAAVKAGFTTTEVFPLLLFSVAGMLVFPAANDLLTLFVALEVFSLPLYLLCAVARRKRLMSQEAAVKYFLLGAFSSAFLLFGIALLYGYAGSVSYARIAQVIDGTVTQVDPALADTMGNDALLLIGGAMVLTGLLFKVGAVPFHMWTPDVYQGAPTPVTGFMAAATKVAAFGALLRLLYVVLPGLAWDWRPVLWGVAIVTMLGGAIVAITQTDIKRLLAYSSIAHAGFILAGVIATTPDGISSVLFYLGAYSFVTVGAFAVVTLVRDAGGEATHLSKWAGLGRRSPLVAAVFAVFLLAFAGIPLTSGFSGKFAVFKAAADGGASGLVVVGVISSAIAAFFYIRVIVLMFFSEPKAEGPTVAVPSPLTMTTIAVGVAVTLVLGLAPQYFLDLASQAGVFVR from the coding sequence GTGAGCGCAACAGCTGTCCACAACCTGTGGACGACGGCGGGAGGAGTGACGACGGCCGCCCCGGGCGAGAGGTTCGAGGCGCCGGTCATCGAGTACACCCAGCTGATGCCGGTCCTCATCGTGATCGGTGTGGCCGTCGTGGGCGTGCTCGTCGAGGCCCTCGTGCCGCGCCGGCTCCGCCACTACACCCAGGTCTTCCTGACGGTCGTCGCCCTGGCCGCCGCGTTCGCCGCGGTCGTCGGCCTGGCCGCCGGAGGATACGCCACGACGAAGGCCCACATCGCCGCGATGGGCGCCCTCGCGATCGACGGGCCGACCCTGTTCCTGCAGGGCACCATCCTGCTGACGTCACTGGTCGCCGTCTTCACCTTCGCCGAGCGCCGCCTCGACCCGACCGCGCACGGCAACCGGGTGGACTCCTTCGCCGCCCAGGCCGCCTCGGTCCCCGGCAGCGACAGCGAGAAGGCCGCGGTCAAGGCCGGATTCACCACCACCGAGGTCTTCCCGCTGCTCCTGTTCTCGGTGGCCGGCATGCTGGTCTTCCCCGCCGCCAACGACCTGCTGACACTCTTCGTGGCCCTGGAGGTCTTCTCCCTCCCGCTCTACCTCCTGTGCGCCGTCGCCCGCCGCAAGCGGCTGATGTCGCAGGAGGCCGCGGTGAAGTACTTCCTGCTCGGCGCGTTCTCCTCGGCGTTCCTGCTCTTCGGGATCGCCCTGCTCTACGGGTACGCGGGCTCCGTCTCGTACGCCCGCATCGCCCAGGTGATCGACGGCACGGTCACCCAGGTCGACCCGGCGCTCGCCGACACCATGGGCAACGACGCGCTGCTCCTGATCGGCGGCGCGATGGTCCTGACCGGCCTGCTCTTCAAGGTCGGCGCCGTTCCGTTCCACATGTGGACCCCGGACGTCTACCAGGGCGCCCCGACCCCGGTCACCGGCTTCATGGCCGCGGCCACCAAGGTCGCCGCGTTCGGCGCGCTGCTGCGCCTGCTGTACGTGGTGCTGCCCGGGCTCGCCTGGGACTGGCGCCCGGTGTTGTGGGGCGTCGCGATCGTCACGATGCTGGGCGGCGCGATCGTCGCCATCACCCAGACCGACATCAAGCGGCTGCTCGCCTACTCCTCGATCGCCCACGCCGGCTTCATCCTCGCCGGTGTGATCGCCACGACCCCGGACGGCATCTCGTCGGTCCTCTTCTACCTGGGCGCGTACTCCTTCGTGACGGTCGGCGCGTTCGCCGTCGTCACCCTGGTGCGCGACGCGGGCGGGGAGGCCACGCACCTGTCGAAGTGGGCCGGGCTCGGCCGCCGCTCGCCGCTGGTCGCCGCGGTCTTCGCGGTGTTCCTGCTGGCCTTCGCCGGCATCCCGCTCACCTCCGGTTTCTCCGGGAAGTTCGCCGTCTTCAAGGCGGCGGCGGACGGCGGGGCGAGCGGCCTGGTCGTGGTCGGTGTGATCTCCTCGGCCATCGCCGCGTTCTTCTACATCCGGGTCATCGTGCTGATGTTCTTCAGCGAGCCGAAGGCGGAGGGCCCCACGGTCGCCGTCCCGTCCCCGCTGACGATGACCACGATCGCGGTCGGCGTCGCCGTCACCCTGGTGCTGGGCCTGGCCCCGCAGTACTTCCTGGACCTGGCGAGCCAGGCGGGAGTCTTCGTGCGGTAG
- the recQ gene encoding DNA helicase RecQ gives MDVTESDARRTLHRVFGYEAFRGEQEAIVDHVVAGGDAVVLMPTGGGKSLCYQIPSLVRSGTGVVVSPLIALMQDQVDALRALGVRAGFINSTQDFDERRSMEAQFVAGELDLLYLAPERLRLDSTLALLSRGEVSVFAIDEAHCVAQWGHDFRPDYLALSVLGERWPDVPRIALTATATAATHEEITRRLGMPDAKHFVASFDRPNIQYRIVPKADPKKQLLSFLEEEHPGDAGIVYCLSRNSTEKTAEYLCRNGIEAVPYHAGLDAGTRAAHQSRFLREEGLVVVATIAFGMGIDKPDVRFVAHLDLPKSVEGYYQETGRAGRDGLPSTAWMAYGLQDVVQQRKLIQGGEGDESFRRRAAAHLDSMLALCETVRCRRAQLLKYFGQEPAQESCGNCDTCLTPPESWDGTVAAQKLLSTVVRLKRERGQKFGAGQIIDILLGRKTAKVIQFDHDQLSVFGIGGELTEAEWRGAVRQLLAQGLIAVEGEYGTLVLTEQSGPVLGGGREVLLRKEAPKPASRSTKGERKAKPQAAAGAELAPEAVPVFEALRAWRGARAKEQGVPAYVIFHDATLREIATVRPDSTSALGGISGLGEKKLATYGEGVLEVLATFGEAGTTAAPAPDPAPASDRPPLESSAPAVVPAARASSAPAVPSAPDGDPEFDWDEEPPEYE, from the coding sequence ATGGATGTGACCGAGAGCGACGCACGGCGGACGCTGCACCGGGTGTTCGGATACGAGGCGTTCCGCGGTGAGCAGGAAGCGATCGTCGACCACGTGGTGGCCGGCGGGGACGCCGTGGTCCTCATGCCGACCGGTGGCGGAAAGTCCCTCTGCTACCAGATCCCGTCCCTGGTCAGATCGGGTACGGGCGTCGTCGTCTCCCCGCTGATCGCACTGATGCAGGACCAGGTGGACGCCCTGCGGGCGCTCGGCGTGCGCGCCGGTTTCATCAACTCCACGCAGGACTTCGACGAGCGCCGCTCGATGGAGGCGCAGTTCGTCGCCGGTGAGCTCGACCTGCTCTACCTGGCTCCGGAACGGCTCCGTCTCGACTCCACGCTGGCGCTGCTCTCCCGCGGCGAGGTCTCCGTCTTCGCGATCGACGAGGCGCACTGCGTGGCCCAGTGGGGCCACGACTTCCGCCCCGACTACCTGGCCCTGTCGGTCCTCGGCGAGCGCTGGCCCGACGTGCCGCGCATCGCCCTGACGGCGACCGCGACCGCCGCCACGCACGAGGAGATCACCCGGCGCCTGGGCATGCCCGACGCCAAGCACTTCGTCGCCAGCTTCGACCGGCCCAACATCCAGTACCGGATCGTGCCGAAGGCCGACCCGAAGAAGCAGCTGCTCTCCTTCCTCGAGGAGGAGCACCCCGGGGACGCGGGCATCGTCTACTGCCTCTCGCGCAACTCGACGGAGAAGACCGCCGAGTACCTCTGCCGCAACGGCATCGAGGCCGTCCCGTACCACGCGGGGCTCGACGCGGGCACCCGCGCCGCCCACCAGTCCCGGTTCCTGCGCGAGGAGGGCCTGGTCGTGGTCGCGACCATCGCCTTCGGCATGGGCATCGACAAGCCGGACGTACGCTTCGTCGCCCACCTCGACCTGCCGAAATCGGTCGAGGGCTACTACCAGGAGACCGGCCGCGCCGGCCGTGACGGGCTGCCGTCCACGGCCTGGATGGCGTACGGCCTCCAGGACGTCGTGCAGCAGCGCAAGCTCATCCAGGGCGGCGAGGGCGACGAGTCCTTCCGCCGCCGCGCCGCCGCCCACCTCGACTCGATGCTCGCCCTGTGCGAGACGGTCCGGTGCCGGCGCGCCCAGCTCCTGAAGTACTTCGGCCAGGAACCGGCCCAGGAGTCCTGCGGCAACTGCGACACCTGCCTCACCCCGCCGGAGAGCTGGGACGGCACGGTGGCCGCCCAGAAGCTGCTGTCGACCGTGGTGCGGCTGAAGCGTGAGCGCGGGCAGAAGTTCGGCGCGGGCCAGATCATCGACATCCTGCTCGGCCGCAAGACCGCCAAGGTCATCCAGTTCGACCACGACCAGCTCTCGGTCTTCGGCATCGGCGGCGAGCTGACCGAGGCCGAATGGCGCGGCGCGGTACGGCAGTTGCTGGCCCAGGGGCTGATCGCGGTCGAGGGCGAATACGGCACGCTGGTGCTGACCGAGCAGAGCGGCCCGGTGCTCGGCGGCGGGCGCGAGGTGCTGCTGCGCAAGGAGGCCCCGAAGCCCGCCTCGCGGTCCACGAAGGGCGAACGCAAGGCGAAGCCCCAGGCGGCGGCCGGGGCCGAGCTGGCCCCCGAGGCCGTCCCCGTCTTCGAGGCGCTGCGGGCCTGGCGCGGCGCACGGGCGAAGGAGCAGGGCGTCCCGGCGTATGTCATCTTCCACGACGCGACGCTGCGGGAGATCGCCACGGTCCGGCCGGACTCGACGAGCGCGCTGGGCGGGATCAGCGGCCTGGGCGAGAAGAAGCTGGCGACGTACGGGGAGGGGGTGCTGGAGGTCCTGGCGACGTTCGGGGAGGCGGGGACGACGGCGGCCCCGGCTCCGGACCCGGCCCCGGCTTCGGACCGGCCGCCCCTGGAGTCCTCCGCCCCGGCCGTGGTCCCCGCCGCACGGGCCTCGTCGGCCCCGGCGGTTCCGTCGGCTCCCGACGGCGATCCGGAGTTCGACTGGGACGAGGAGCCGCCGGAGTACGAGTGA
- a CDS encoding Uma2 family endonuclease has protein sequence MEAPTNTGPEAPQPRWAVPPVGGWTADDLDTLPNLPPHTELIDGSLVLRPPQTVFHMRAVDFFTWQLQAFAPHELEVVREFTIDIDRCNRPEPDVIVVDGEIVQDLNQTRFPADSVLLAVEVVSEESVTRDRKTKPVKYARAKIPHYWRVENHDGRAVVYVFELEPSTGAYTSTGIFHDRMKVSVPFPVDLDLTAITARRRAAEPQ, from the coding sequence ATGGAAGCACCGACGAACACCGGACCCGAGGCCCCCCAGCCGCGGTGGGCGGTTCCGCCCGTGGGCGGCTGGACCGCAGATGACCTGGACACACTCCCGAATCTGCCTCCGCACACGGAGCTGATCGACGGGAGTCTTGTCCTCCGGCCTCCGCAGACCGTGTTCCACATGCGGGCGGTCGACTTCTTCACCTGGCAGTTGCAGGCGTTCGCGCCACACGAACTCGAAGTCGTGCGCGAGTTCACCATCGACATCGACCGCTGCAACCGACCCGAACCCGATGTGATCGTCGTGGACGGCGAGATCGTCCAGGATCTGAACCAGACCCGCTTCCCTGCGGACAGCGTGCTGCTGGCCGTCGAGGTCGTGTCCGAGGAATCCGTCACCCGGGACCGCAAGACCAAGCCCGTGAAGTACGCACGGGCGAAGATCCCGCACTACTGGCGGGTGGAGAACCACGACGGTCGTGCCGTGGTCTACGTCTTCGAGCTGGAGCCGTCGACCGGGGCCTACACCTCCACCGGCATCTTCCACGACCGGATGAAGGTCTCCGTCCCCTTCCCCGTCGACCTCGACCTCACCGCGATCACCGCGCGCCGCCGGGCGGCGGAGCCGCAGTAG
- the fahA gene encoding fumarylacetoacetase, translating to MPEQSSPLDLAEGDPFGPHNLPYGVFSTPDHPEDRRVGVRIGNHVLDAGAAAHALGSPYAQLLGRPDLTALLAAGRTAWRDVRRALTAWVTVPAHRADIEPLLHPLDAVTLHLPYAVGDYVDFYASEHHATNVGQIFRPNGEALTPNWKHLPIGYHGRSGTVVVSGTDVVRPSGQRKAPADPAPVFGPSVKLDIEAEVGFVVGVGSEQGTPVPLGDFRDHVFGLCLLNDWSARDIQAWEYVPLGPFLGKSFATSVSAWVTPLEALESARIAPPARDLPLLPYLEDADEDEPGGFDLRISVAINGQVVAEPPFATMYWTAAQMLAQMTVNGASLRTGDLYGSGTVSGAEPGRRGSLLELTWNGRDPLDLPDGKRTFLEDGDVVTMTAWAPGPDGTRVGIGEVTGRIVPAS from the coding sequence ATGCCCGAGCAGAGCAGCCCGCTCGATCTGGCCGAGGGCGACCCCTTCGGTCCGCACAACCTTCCGTACGGAGTGTTCTCCACCCCCGACCACCCCGAGGACCGCCGGGTCGGCGTGCGCATCGGCAACCACGTCCTGGACGCCGGGGCCGCCGCGCACGCGCTCGGCTCGCCCTACGCGCAGCTCCTCGGCCGGCCGGACCTGACCGCGCTGCTGGCGGCGGGCCGCACCGCCTGGCGGGACGTCCGGCGGGCGCTGACCGCCTGGGTCACGGTTCCGGCGCACCGCGCCGACATCGAGCCGTTGCTGCACCCGCTCGACGCCGTGACGCTGCACCTGCCCTACGCGGTCGGGGACTACGTCGACTTCTACGCCAGCGAGCACCACGCCACCAACGTCGGGCAGATCTTCCGGCCGAACGGCGAGGCGCTGACGCCCAACTGGAAGCACCTCCCGATCGGCTACCACGGCAGGTCCGGCACCGTCGTCGTGTCGGGCACGGACGTGGTGCGCCCCTCCGGCCAGCGCAAGGCGCCGGCCGACCCGGCCCCGGTCTTCGGCCCCTCCGTCAAGCTGGACATCGAGGCCGAGGTCGGCTTCGTCGTCGGCGTCGGCTCCGAGCAGGGCACCCCCGTCCCGCTGGGCGACTTCCGCGACCACGTCTTCGGGCTCTGCCTGCTCAACGACTGGTCGGCGCGGGACATCCAGGCCTGGGAGTACGTCCCGCTCGGCCCGTTCCTCGGCAAGTCCTTCGCCACGTCCGTGTCGGCCTGGGTGACCCCGCTGGAGGCGCTGGAGTCGGCCCGGATCGCGCCCCCGGCCCGCGACCTCCCGCTGCTCCCCTACCTGGAGGACGCGGACGAGGACGAGCCCGGCGGCTTCGACCTGCGGATCTCCGTCGCGATCAACGGGCAGGTGGTCGCCGAGCCGCCGTTCGCCACCATGTACTGGACGGCGGCCCAGATGCTGGCCCAGATGACGGTGAACGGCGCGTCGCTGCGCACCGGCGACCTGTACGGCTCCGGCACGGTCAGCGGCGCCGAGCCCGGCCGGCGCGGCTCCCTCCTGGAGCTGACCTGGAACGGCCGCGACCCGCTGGACCTCCCGGACGGCAAGCGCACGTTCCTGGAGGACGGCGACGTCGTGACGATGACGGCCTGGGCCCCGGGCCCGGACGGCACCCGGGTCGGGATCGGCGAGGTCACCGGACGGATCGTGCCCGCGTCATGA